The following proteins are encoded in a genomic region of Saccharopolyspora antimicrobica:
- the dapF gene encoding diaminopimelate epimerase, with amino-acid sequence MRTSQGPEFIKGHGTQNDFVILPDPDGALELTDERVRALCDRRRGLGADGVLRVVRAGALPDAPADVPADVWFMDYRNADGSIAEMCGNGVRVFARYLADAGLVTAGELPVGTRAGVRPVRIREDGQVTVDMGAAKIFGESTTSASGRTFSGVAVDVGNPHLACVSDAELEDLDLETRPPHDPDLFPNGANVEFVRPLDGDHVQMRVYERGVGETRSCGTGTVAAAVAALRAAGADTGRRVVHVPGGIVEVEVTPTTATLTGPAVLVARGHLDPDWWQNA; translated from the coding sequence GTGCGCACTTCTCAGGGACCCGAGTTCATCAAGGGTCACGGCACCCAGAACGACTTCGTCATCCTGCCCGACCCGGACGGCGCGCTGGAACTGACCGACGAACGCGTGCGGGCGCTGTGCGATCGCCGCCGCGGTCTCGGTGCGGACGGCGTGCTGCGGGTGGTCCGCGCCGGTGCGCTGCCGGACGCCCCCGCCGACGTCCCGGCGGACGTGTGGTTCATGGACTACCGCAACGCGGACGGTTCGATCGCCGAGATGTGCGGCAACGGCGTGCGCGTGTTCGCCCGCTACCTCGCCGACGCCGGGCTGGTCACCGCAGGCGAGCTGCCGGTGGGCACCCGCGCGGGCGTGCGTCCGGTCCGGATCCGCGAGGACGGGCAGGTGACCGTCGACATGGGTGCGGCGAAGATCTTCGGGGAGTCCACCACCAGCGCTTCGGGCCGCACCTTCAGCGGAGTCGCCGTCGACGTCGGCAACCCGCACCTGGCCTGCGTGAGCGATGCCGAGCTCGAAGACCTCGACTTGGAGACCCGGCCGCCGCACGACCCCGACCTGTTCCCGAACGGCGCGAACGTCGAGTTCGTCCGCCCGCTGGACGGCGACCACGTGCAGATGCGCGTGTACGAGCGCGGCGTCGGGGAGACCCGCTCCTGCGGGACCGGCACGGTCGCCGCGGCGGTGGCGGCGCTGCGCGCGGCCGGTGCGGACACCGGGCGCCGAGTGGTGCACGTCCCAGGCGGCATCGTCGAGGTGGAGGTCACGCCGACGACCGCCACGCTCACCGGACCCGCCGTCCTGGTCGCCCGCGGGCACCTCGACCCGGACTGGTGGCAGAACGCGTAG
- the miaA gene encoding tRNA (adenosine(37)-N6)-dimethylallyltransferase MiaA produces the protein MQCLPHLVAIVGPTATGKSDLAVELAQELGGEVVNADAMQLYQGMDIGTAKLTEAERQGVPHHQLDVLHVTETASVAAYQRNARAAVEDVLARHRTPILVGGSGLYVQAVIDDLTFPGTDAEVRRKYEAELEQVGPAALHQRLAELDPAAAAAILTSNGRRIVRALEVIEITGKPFSANLPKPGPPRYGAVLLGLDRPVEDLDERVDRRVTRMFDAGLVEEVRRLAEIGLREGRTASRALGYQQVLAELDGDEDMAVAAAETAKLTRRFVRRQRSWFRRDTRIRWFDAADPTLVSDVRAALAP, from the coding sequence GTGCAGTGCCTTCCCCATCTGGTGGCGATCGTCGGTCCCACCGCAACCGGCAAGTCGGACCTGGCCGTGGAACTCGCGCAGGAACTCGGCGGCGAAGTGGTCAACGCCGATGCCATGCAGCTCTACCAGGGGATGGACATCGGCACCGCCAAGCTCACCGAGGCCGAGCGCCAGGGCGTCCCGCACCACCAGCTCGACGTCCTCCACGTCACCGAGACCGCATCGGTGGCGGCCTACCAGCGGAACGCCCGCGCCGCCGTGGAGGACGTCCTGGCCAGGCACCGCACCCCGATCCTGGTCGGCGGCTCCGGCCTCTACGTGCAGGCCGTGATCGACGACCTCACCTTCCCCGGCACCGACGCGGAGGTCCGGCGCAAGTACGAAGCGGAGCTGGAGCAGGTCGGCCCCGCGGCGCTGCACCAGCGGCTGGCTGAGCTGGACCCGGCGGCCGCAGCGGCCATTCTGACCAGCAACGGGCGGCGCATCGTGCGGGCGCTGGAGGTCATCGAGATCACCGGGAAACCGTTCTCGGCGAACCTGCCGAAGCCCGGTCCGCCGCGCTACGGCGCGGTGCTGCTGGGCCTGGACCGCCCGGTCGAAGACCTCGACGAGCGCGTCGACCGGCGGGTGACCCGCATGTTCGACGCCGGTCTGGTCGAGGAGGTCCGCCGGCTGGCGGAGATCGGGCTGCGCGAGGGGCGCACCGCCAGCCGGGCCCTCGGCTACCAGCAGGTGCTGGCCGAACTCGACGGCGACGAGGACATGGCGGTCGCGGCGGCGGAGACCGCGAAGCTCACCCGCCGCTTCGTCCGGCGGCAGCGCTCCTGGTTCCGCCGCGACACCCGGATCCGCTGGTTCGACGCCGCCGACCCGACCCTGGTCTCCGACGTCCGGGCCGCACTCGCTCCGTAG